The following are from one region of the Oncorhynchus masou masou isolate Uvic2021 chromosome 24, UVic_Omas_1.1, whole genome shotgun sequence genome:
- the LOC135511637 gene encoding zinc finger protein 135-like, translating into MSSLMYYPPAKEEVCWMEKETIVKVENEEEAVTVQKEVEGESVTVKEEEKDVAVKEEDEAFQVKEEDVTVKEDKEEKKNEDAVFGVKEEENDMTVAVKEEEYVFGVKEGEITVTLEEETGDLISTRERPGSYSESGMSPSEEPDPETSKPARPHHCFQCGMRFIQLGHLKEHKRMHTGEKPYHCSQCEKRFSSSGSLKSHERTHSGEKPFQCSQCGKSFTRLGSLKKHERIHTGEKPYQCAECVKSFSWLEHLEEHKRIHSCEKPYQCSQCGNGFTRLGHLEEHKRIHSGEKPYQCSQCGKSFTRLGSLKKHERIHSGEKPYQCSQCGKSFTQLGNLKDHKRIHTGEKPFHCSQCGKGFTQAGYLKSHKRTHTGEKPYHCSQCGNHFSTSSNLKKHERIHSVEKPFHCFHCEKSFKKLGKLKQHEQRHTSEKPISTAPLVD; encoded by the exons ATGAGCTCACTAATGTATTACCCCCCTGCTAAAGAAGAGGTCTGTTGGATGGAGAAAGAAACTATCGTGAAAGTGGAGAACGAAGAAGAAGCCGTCACCGTACAAAAAGAGGTAGAGGGTGagtctgttacagtgaaagaagaagagaaagacgttgCAGTGAAAGAAGAGGACGAAGCTTTCCAAGTGAAAGAGGAGGACGTTACTGTGAAAGAAGACAAAGAGGAAAAGAAAAATGAGGATGCCGTTTTTGGAGTTAAAGAGGAAGAGAATGATATGACTGTCGCAGTGAAGGAAGAGGAATACGTTTTTGGAGTGAAGGAGGGGGAGATTACTGTTACATTGGAGGAGGAGACTGGCGATCTGATTAGCACCA GGGAGAGACCAGGCTCTTACTCTGAAAGTGGGATGAGTCCCTCAGAGGAACCAGACCCGGAGACGTCCAAACCAGCAAGACCACATCACTGCTTTCAGTGTGGAATGAGATTTATCCAGTTAGGGCACCTGAAAGAACATAAGAGAatgcacacaggggagaagccttaccactgctcccaatgtgAAAAGAGATTTTCCTCATCAGGGTCCCTGAAATCACACGAGAGAACGCActcaggagagaagcctttccaatgctcccagtgtggaaagagttttacccggTTAGGGAGCCTGAAaaaacatgagagaatacacacaggagaaaagccctaTCAATGTGCTGAGTGTGTAAAGAGTTTTAGCTGGTTAGAGCATCTAGAAGAACATAAAAGAATACACTCATGTGAAAAGCCCTACCAATGCTCCCAATGTGGAAATGGTTTTACCCGGTTAGGGCATCTGGAAGAACATAAAAGAATACACTCAGGAGAGAAACCCTACCAATGCTCTCAGTGTGGTAAGAGTTTTACCCGGTTAGGGAGCCTGAAAAAACACGAGAGAATACACTCAGGAGAGAAGCCCTaccaatgctcccagtgtggaaagagttttacccagtTAGGGAACCTAAAAGATCataagagaatacacacaggagagaagcctttccattgctctcagtgtggaaagggttttacccAAGCAGGGTACCTGAAGTCACataagaggacacacacaggagaaaagccttaccattgttcccagtgtggaaatcACTTCTCCACATCAAGTAACCTGAAAAAACATGAACGGATACACTCAGTAGAGAAGCCATTCCACTGTTTTCATTGTGAAAAGAGTTTTAAGAAGTTAGGGAAACTGAAACAACATGAGCAAAGACACACAAGCGAGAAACCTATTTCAACTGCTCCTCTTGTGGATTGA